GACGCCTTCTTCCATACGGCCTTCGCGAAGTTCGATATCTGCTCCACATTTGACGCATTTAAAACGATCAACGTGAATCGTACCCTCAAGGTCCATCACGTGTTCACAGCTATTACATGTAAGTTTGAATTTCATATTACGGCTCAATTATTTATGTATCTTATATTATAAAACAAGTTGTATTAAAACTTGCGTCATAAAAATTATTAATTTTGTGTTAATACTCTATTTGCTTGTCAACCCCCAATTAACTGTGGTCTAAGAAGTTAATTATTTAATTTCGACAAGTTTTCTGATAAAGATCTTAGTTGAATAGCCTTACTAATAGCTACAGAGTTATCAAAACTCACATCAGCGGGTCGTTCAGCAGCCATTTTTACATCTTTTTGAAGACAGGGTTTAATAAAATATTTGGGAAGAGAAAAAGCTTCAGCAATCAGTAAACCCATTTCATAGCGACTTTCACGTAATGGGCCACCCAAATGAACGAGACCTAATTCTAAAGAACTCACCTTCATTAAAGCTTTCGAAGCACAATTAACGTGTGCTGCTGAGCGGTACTCATCAGTAAACAAGCCGACCTGCTCCCGATTCTTCAGTTTTTCTTTGATCCCATAAACCATCGATCTCTTGTTATCTGCCGTGCTGTACATCAAGGGCATACGGCAAATACTCGCAGAATCGTTCCCTTTCATAACTTCCTCGGCCATCAATTTATGCTCAGCATAACGACTCAAAGGGTTCACTTCATCCTCTTCGGAATAATTGCCTTTCCTACCATCAAAAACGAGATCTGTTGAAGTGAAGAGTAATTTAATACCACGCTCGGCGCAAAGTTCCGAGAGTAATCGACTCGCCAAAAAATTAATTTCTTCTGATAACTTGGCTTCACGGTCACAAGTATTGGGATCGCTTAAAGCTGCTAAATGAAAAACTTTGCTAGGTCTCACTCTATCTAATACAGATTTCACTTCACTGAGTTTGCGAAGATCGCAACGCCCCGTTTTGTGGCTCGAACTTGTTGCTGAAGAATTAAAATACGTTCCATAAACCTCATAATCTTCACTTAAAACATTCGCTAATTCCGTCCCTAAAAAGCCGTGAATCCCAGTAATTAATACTTTTTCTTTCATCTACTTACATAACCTTAATCATTTTCTAGAAAAATAAGATGAAATAGCCACAAAACACTTCAAATAAATTCACTTTCTCTAAGTAAAGTCTTAATTTCTCTCAAACTAAACGGAGATCTCCACCCATGAAACAATTTCTATCCCTTTTATTTATCACTTTCTTCACAACATATGCCACTGATATGCCATCCGAACCCTTTATCGTTAGCACTGGTAATGCCGAAATCAATATTAAGCCTGATCTCGCAAATATCAGTTTTAGACTACAGATCACAGAAGAGGAGTCTGAAGAAGCTATGGAAAAGTTTGGCCTACGCTCAGAGGATATAAAAATCTTTCTTACTAAATATCAAATACCTGGCCAAGACATCACGGCCTCAGAACTCAACAAAGAAGCGATTCGCAACTACAATAAAAGTAAACTTTCGAGCTCTTCAGCTCACCAAATTGCTGCTTACCGCTTCTCACGCAGCTATACCGTAACACTTAAGAAACTTGAAATCTATCCTGAATTTATGAGTGATTTGCTCAAGCTCAATAATGTTTATAGCAGTCGCAGTACTTTCAATAGTTCGAAACGCGAAGAGCTAGAAAAACAACTCATGA
This DNA window, taken from Lentisphaera araneosa HTCC2155, encodes the following:
- a CDS encoding SIMPL domain-containing protein; protein product: MKQFLSLLFITFFTTYATDMPSEPFIVSTGNAEINIKPDLANISFRLQITEEESEEAMEKFGLRSEDIKIFLTKYQIPGQDITASELNKEAIRNYNKSKLSSSSAHQIAAYRFSRSYTVTLKKLEIYPEFMSDLLKLNNVYSSRSTFNSSKREELEKQLMKDAMSSARNKARTMAEIAGASIKGVYAISDTGLNDLGARFILSQYPHPMHEDFSFNDKAGFARASSASARLKNSIEIPKTLKITAKINAIFSLLN
- a CDS encoding SDR family oxidoreductase — its product is MKEKVLITGIHGFLGTELANVLSEDYEVYGTYFNSSATSSSHKTGRCDLRKLSEVKSVLDRVRPSKVFHLAALSDPNTCDREAKLSEEINFLASRLLSELCAERGIKLLFTSTDLVFDGRKGNYSEEDEVNPLSRYAEHKLMAEEVMKGNDSASICRMPLMYSTADNKRSMVYGIKEKLKNREQVGLFTDEYRSAAHVNCASKALMKVSSLELGLVHLGGPLRESRYEMGLLIAEAFSLPKYFIKPCLQKDVKMAAERPADVSFDNSVAISKAIQLRSLSENLSKLNN